Below is a genomic region from Patagioenas fasciata isolate bPatFas1 chromosome 5, bPatFas1.hap1, whole genome shotgun sequence.
ggtgAAATGGGAAAAAGCAACAGCATGGCTGGCATGGGAGGCTGCTACCCCGAGGGCTCCGTTCAATCATTAATTAGAAGTACAAAGCTTTAATACTTGAGATAACATCTAACCACACTTAGACTCTCAGCAAACCGTCGCAGGCAGAGCAACTCACCCCAAGCCCTTCAGAAATGGCGTTTTGTCCTAATTCTCTTGATCACAGGGCTGCAATTCTTAAAAAAAgtgacttttttcctttaaaaatttaaaaaattgagCGCAGTATTGTACGATTTGGAAACTGGAGAGGGTGTGAGGGATTTGCAAGCTTGTCATCCCGTGTCACCAGGAGGCAGAAAGGGGGATGTATTGAATGTTTCCTGGGAGAAGATGAGCCGGGAGCCCCGAATCCCCGCCTGGGACCCAAAATCTCCTGCTAAATAGCAAGAATAACCTGATTTCTGTCAGTATTCTTGGTCAGGTTCCAGCGCAGAGGGAAACGTTCCCCCCAGTGTGGCAAATGGCAGTGAAACGGGGTTTATCACACTGAGTTTTGTACCTGCGCCAGCTCAACTATTATTGATGTGCTTTTCCCTGCTTGCCATAGGGAACAAGGCACTTTCAGGCAGCTCCTCGCACCCGTGGGGCTCAGCAATGAATTTGTACCTGATGTGTTATGTGTTTAATAGAAAGCTGACGGCTGGATTTGTGGGAATCCAGGAGGTGAGGAGGGAAAACATAAAAATCACGTATCAGAAGGCTCCTTCTAGCGGAAAGAAAAGCAGTGCCCTCATTTTCAGACCAAACAACACTTTAAATACAGTGGTTTTTTCTAATCAAGCCTCCCCAGTCCCAGCTCCTCACTTGCAGACATTGGGGATCCTTCACACGCCTGAGAGACTCTGGTGTAAATAGTAGAACGGGCATTAATTAGCAATAATATCAGAGTGACGAGCAGCAGTGGAAATCTTTGCTTAGAATAGAAAATGTGAGAATAACCCCAGGTGGCAGTGAAAATGCTCAGAAGCAGAGGCAGGCGGGAGCTGGGGTGGTACCTGGGGGGAAGAGCAGGGGCAGAGGAGCTTGATGTGAATTACAGGAACCAAACCTGGGTCCCTCCACACCATGTGGATCACCCCTCCAATTTCCCTCCTTCAGCAGGAGAAATGATTTCTCTGCAATATTCAGACCAAATGCTCTTGCATTTGAGTTACATTGTTGTGCTACAAACCCAggtatttctcattttttaactTGTATCTCTGTAACAGGCAGAGCTTTCACTTTACAAATATTTCTGAGGTTCCCACACACCAGAAATAACTGGTCGGATATTTCCAGGCTGTGGCtgcagctcttttcccttccactaaATGAACTTTTCTTTTGAGCACATCCCCACGTACAAAAATCCACCACAGATCCACCCAACCCGAGCGCTGCAAACAAGGAATAATTTGGGGGCAGAAGCAGaagtttggttgtggttttgtgaCGTTTTTACCCCTTTTAGAGAACAAGCATTGCGGTTCCGCCGTGGCTTTGTGCGGCTCCACAGCACCGTCCTGCTCGTGTCTTCCCTCTGCGCTTTGTGGATGTTCAgggcagaaaagcagcttttaaaacgTTTTTCGCAGAGGTTTTGTCACAATAAGATGGTGCTGCACACTAAGAAAGCCGGAGGATAATGCCTAGAAATTCAGGCGTGTAAAAATATACAGCTCAGGTATTTTCTGCTAGTGAGTTCTTGCCTTGAGAGCAGCAAACTCGTAAGGTTGGATGCTGTGGGGTTTAATTTTACTCTAGATTTGAAGCCTAAGTCTGCAGTCCTGCGTGATATCACCGTCTGACCCACCTTCTGGATGCAGCTTTTGTGATTCCCACACAATCCTAaggcagaaagaagaaacaagGCCACTTTTCCTTCATTCTTCCGATGGTTCCGATGCTTCCGAGGGAAGCGGCTcttgcagaggtgacacaagtgacACCGAGTATCGTGGCCCTGGATTTTCAACCAGAGATGATGCCACCATCCCCAAGGGCTTGTGCAAGGGGACGGCATCCGGGTTTATTTATCTCTTTGGCCATCGGGGCTAAAATCCCCTCAGTAAATCACAGCCGAGCGCTGAGGGATCATTAGAAACTCTCAGAAGAGTCTGGAAGAAGTTTGGACCCAAGTCCTGCCCTGCTCCGTTAATTGCACAAGGCTCATTAACCTTTGTTTGCTCTGCAGTGATGAATAGGGGGGCGGAATTTTCATCTACACCGAGCCACAGGTGGGAAAGGAGCCGAAAAAATGTGCTAAATATTGTTTAATGGGATGCCAGGGTCTGGAATTTGTTCTCCTCTTTGGCCTGTGTGAGTTTAGAGCTTCACTTAAACTATATATTAATAGTTTGAGCAGTCGAAAGTGTGAATGCTGGAACCAAGGCCAAACATGTACATAAATGGCTTTCTCTCCCTGTATGTGTAACAGGTTTTACAGTTTGGACTTAGAAAAAACTGATTTCTCAAGCTGCAGCTACAGAAAATGGTCCAAGGAAAAGCCCGAGACCGAGGAAACGCTCGTCCACCCCAAGGTATAAATCATTTATTCCAGTGTAACAGCGTAAGCTGAACCTACAAACACCAAACCCTGTTTCTGTAACCACACTTCTGATTTTACTTTGGGTTCATTAGAGAAATTCTATTAATTTAagggctggttttgtttgtgtgcatCCCCTGAGAAAACATCGTTCCTTCCAGTAAATTAAAGGTACCTAAAAAGGCTGTTAAACTCTTTTGAAAGGTTTCCTCCTCTGTCTCATGCCTTGAGGTATTCTTTGCACCATAATAACATGATACATAATGGTGTGATGATAAATTAATTGCCGTTCGGGTCAGCAAGAAGCGGTAGGACAAAGGACTTTGCAATGGGGCTCAGGCTGAAGACAGTGAGTTTGCAGCAGATGAAGCGTCTGAACCACTGCGACTTCCAGGTGAGCATCAGAGAGATCTCAGCAACAtatttcaattaattttaattgaTTAATTTGAGATGTGTTATCTTCATCATCCAGAACTCAAATTGTAGATTATCTGTGTATCATAATAGTGTGGAGCCTGCTATATATCCTACTATACAACACATAGTATAGCCTAATGTATAGTGTACGTATTGTGCACTAGCAGTAGTAGAGCCTTCTATGTGTTGTAATAGTGTAGGAGTAACTCACCCTGGAGTAAACGCGGGTGGAAGGTGCATGAGAGAGGAAAATGTGACACCTAAACCATCTGAGCAGGTGGAAAAACCCAGGTGGCTCAGAGTGACAAGAGGTGATGAGGATTCGGGGCTGAACGCACCAAGACTCGCAGGCAGAAACTTTGTTAAACGTAGAAAATACAGAGCAGGTGAGGAAACATCGCCCCTCACGGTCATTTTTCAAATGATTTTTGCATGCAGTGACTTCCTGGCTTTTCGGGTGCAGATTCTGCAAAGAGGATGCCGGGTAAGCAACAGTCGTGGTGATGCTTGCAGAGCGCAGACATCGATCCCAAAGCTGCAGCTGCCCTGGCTTCCTCCTGCCAAAATAGCTCCAGTTTTGGGTTTGGGATTAAGGTTAAACCAAAACCTGTGAAACCCACCTGACTGGAGAAGCAGACGTGTTGGTTTTGAGTGCTCAGCAACTCCAGAAGCTCCACACGCAGCACCTGCTGCTGTTCCTTGCGTGACATCTAAGAAAATTATCTGATGGGCCTTAAAAGTCTCAATTATTTTCACAATGTTAATTGAATTCCCCTGCGAAACAAGCCCGGCTGCTTAGCAGACTCACAGACCTTTGATGTCCACCAAACATCCAAAAGTTGCTGTTAACACCAGGATTAAATCTTGACTCTTCTGTTTTCAGGCCTGCGCTCGAGCCCTTGGCCGTTGTCACTAACAAATTTCCCTGGAAAACCGGGATTTTCTTCCTCACCTTCACCAACAAGGTTTAAGCCGCCTCTCCAGAGAATGAGAAACATCAGATTTGTGTATAAACtttattctgaaaacaaaaccaagcacatCGCTTTGACAAGAGGAAAAGACTATGCAAAATACACAATAAAATAAACTAAGACAAAAAGGGGGACAGTGTCATTCTTTCCTCAGCCTGGGCCCTGCCTTGGGTGTGCGACAAAGAGGATGGATCACAAAATCAGGGAGGGAACGGGTTTCTCTTTGAGGTTTattaacagttttatttttaaccatAAACCAGAACCTAGCAGCACAATCAGGCTCTGAGAGCTCTAAGCTCAGTCCAGCTGTTCTCGGCTTATGCACTAAGAGGGGGCAAACTTTTGCTGGAATTGGGATTAAAacacattgattttctttttgacACAAAGAGAAGCAAGTACACTAAGGGAGGGCAGAACCCAGACCTGATCCTTGTTAAAGGGAGACGTTTACCTCATTATTTCACATCTCCTCCCCAACTCTTACCCGCGTCACCCCAGTTTCTCCTTGTACCCGTTTCTTTTTGGGTGGAGCGTGTCAGGCAGAAAAATCCCTTTActaccagctcctgctgcactcCCGAGCTGTTAGAATTTGATTTTCTATTAATACATCAGAGACCGTGGCTGTGATCAGCATCTCTTTAACTGCCGGGTATCCTCTACTCCCTGTGGCCAAAGTGTGGAACTGCTGAACGCCGCTCCCCAGTTCCtcgccccccaaaacccccaaaccgcCCTCGTTTCAGCTCAGTTCTCCCCTCGCTGCGTGAGAAGAGGTTTCTCAGATTCACTAACCTTGTTGTGAAGCACTCGAGCAACATCCTCCCTAGCGCTAACATGCGGGacagaaaaaatgtttgtttatcAGCCTAAAAATGCCTGGTTAAAAATAAACCCCCCCGCGCAGAGGTTTGCGCTCACCCGGTTGGGTTATTTTCCCTTTTTGGCCTTGGTGGCCGTGGCATTATTGGTCTTGGCTTTCTTCTTGGCTGAGCCCTTGGTCTCGGGCTCCTTGCGCTTGGCCGAGGTGATGGAGCCCGTCACCTTGAAGAAGTCGTCGAGCCGGCCCTGCGTGCTGCCCTGCCGGCTCTTGCTCAGCCGCTTCACCCCGTTGCGGATCCGCTCTTCGTTGAACTGTTTTTCCCCACACATGAACTGGACGAGCTCCTCTTCGTTAGGCTCCGTCCACTTCAGCTCCACGGCGTCGGGGTCGACCACGTCGGGCTCCAGAAAGAGCTTCTGGGCCTCTTTGTGCAGCCAGTTCTCAGGTAGAGGGTATTTCTTGGTGTCGATCTGCTGGATGATCTTCTCGATGGTTTTGTGCTCCTTGATGAGCTCCACGGCACGCTTGGGCCCGATGCCGCGGATGCTTTCGCAGTAGTCGCAGCCCAGGAGGATGCACAGATCCACAAACTGCTCCCAGGTCAGGCCCAAGTCCTGCAGGATCCGGTTCAGGTGGAACTCCTGGATGGGCAGCTTCTTGGTCTCGCTGGCCGTGAGATGCCGCATCAGGACGGGGCTGCCGAAGGTCAGACAGTCCATGTCTTCCGTGGCAGCCGCATAAACCTTCCCGGCCTTCACCAGGGCAGCGCAACTGGCTTCTGCCTCCCCCGGCGCCTCCAGGTAGGGGATCCCCATCAGCGTCAGCAGCTTCTTGCACTCATCATTGTGTTGCTGGGTCACCTTGACCAGCCTCTTGCTGTACTTCTCGATGTTGTTCTCCTCTCCGGCCTCCTGAGCCTCCTGCAGGTGTTTCTCAGCCTCAGCCCGACGCTCCGTTCGCTTCGCCAGCTCCCCCGATTTCAGTTGGGGGGGTTTGCCGTCGAAGACGTAAACGGGTTTGATGCCGCTCTCCACCATGCGGATGGTGCGGTAGAACATGCCCATCAGGTGGCTGGTGGTCTCGCCCTCCTCGTTCTGCAGCACCTCGGCTCCCTGCCGCACGGCGATCAGGAACTGGTAGATGCTCATGGAGGCGTCAATGGCGACCTTGCGGCCGAAATATGACTTGATGTCATTCTCCCGGATGGCCCCGGGAGCCACGTCGGCAATGAGTTTGGCCAGGCCATGGATTCCCATCCTGGGGAGAGGAAAAGGGGGCGCTGGGGTCAGCATGTGGGGAGTTCTGGGCTGTGGGACAGCACCCAAGGACGGGGGACCAAAGGGAGGTGGCTAAAAACCATCAGCCCATGGGCTGCACTGGCTGCTGTCATCCTGctcccagcctcagcctcccccagCCAACACTGACCCCTCGTCCCCTCCCTTCACCTCACTCTCCCCCAACTCACAATTATACCTCCATCCcccctcacctcagcctcctGCAGCCCAATATTACACCCTCAACCCCATCGTTATCCCCTCCGTACCTCAGCCTCTCCCATCACCCTCCCCtctcccagccccattgtgacctttcccccccaccccctttccAGCTGTTTTTCAGCTTCACCattaccccccaccccccatcacATCTCCCAGAcgcagcctccccagccctgccattATCCCCTCTTTTGCCTCCCCCAACACACCATTCCCTGTCCTCCTTCCATCATtcccccccttctcctcccctctgctctgccctgatgaggctgcatctggactattgtgtccagttgtggcccctcagttccagaaggacagggaactgctggagagagtccagtgcagggcaacaaagatgctgaagggagtggagcatcttccacgtgaggaaaggctgagggagctggggctctggagctggaggagactgaggggggactcattcatggggatcaatatggaaaaggggagtgtcaggaggatggagccaggctcttctcggtgacaatcagtaataagacaaggggcagtgggtacaaactggaacacaggaggttccacttaaatttgagaagaaacttgttgggggtgagggtggcagagcctggcccgggctgcccagggaggttgtggagtctcctcctctgcagacattcaaacccgcctggacaccttcctgtggaacctcagctgggtgttcctgctccggggggattgcactggatgagctttccagggcccttcaacccctgacactctgtgattctcacCTCAGCCGCCATTAGCCCCCCCGGGTCGCCTCATCCTCACTTAGCCGCCATTATTCCCCTCTCCCTTCTCGCCTcattctcccctcagcctccattACCCCCCAGACTCCCCCCAACCGCCGTTTCTCCCCGCTCCCACCGGCCGCCAttacccgccgctctctcccgcGCTCCAGCCGCAATGCCCGCCGGGAGCCGCCTGCAGCCAATAGCGAGCGGCTCCCGCTCGCCCCGCCCACAtatcccggcgtgccccgcgccCGCTCGCTCCTTTCCGCttccggcggcgggagcgggaggcGACGTgtcggagcggagcggagcggacgGGGAACCGCGACCTGGCGACATGGTGGGGACCGGGTGGTGACAGGGAAACGGGGCGGCCACAGGGGACCGGGGCTGCCGTCAGAGGCCGGGAGCCGCAACTGGGGACCGCGGTCGTGGGCCGGTCCAGGCCCGGGGTCCCGCTCACCGTGTCCCCGCAGGAGCTGGAGGCCATGAGCAGATACACC
It encodes:
- the FEN1 gene encoding flap endonuclease 1; this translates as MGIHGLAKLIADVAPGAIRENDIKSYFGRKVAIDASMSIYQFLIAVRQGAEVLQNEEGETTSHLMGMFYRTIRMVESGIKPVYVFDGKPPQLKSGELAKRTERRAEAEKHLQEAQEAGEENNIEKYSKRLVKVTQQHNDECKKLLTLMGIPYLEAPGEAEASCAALVKAGKVYAAATEDMDCLTFGSPVLMRHLTASETKKLPIQEFHLNRILQDLGLTWEQFVDLCILLGCDYCESIRGIGPKRAVELIKEHKTIEKIIQQIDTKKYPLPENWLHKEAQKLFLEPDVVDPDAVELKWTEPNEEELVQFMCGEKQFNEERIRNGVKRLSKSRQGSTQGRLDDFFKVTGSITSAKRKEPETKGSAKKKAKTNNATATKAKKGK